A genomic window from Silene latifolia isolate original U9 population chromosome 11, ASM4854445v1, whole genome shotgun sequence includes:
- the LOC141612465 gene encoding uncharacterized protein LOC141612465 isoform X5 — protein MVFWFILVHFLSTKNYDLNFVAVSILGLVVVVCPFVLGNRDTMRDVRVLAYISLSLREICLHVHIKLLGGMNLQHKFFGCRLGKG, from the exons ATGGTGTTTTGGTTCATACTTGTGCATTTCCTCTCAACAAAGAACTATGATCTCAACTTT GTGGCTGTATCCATTCTTGGACTTGTCGTCGTCGTTTGCCCCTTTGTG CTTGGAAATCGGGATACTATGAGAGACGTGAGGGTGCTTGCTTATATAAGTTTGAGCTTGAGAGAGAT ATGTTTACATGTTCATATCAAATTGTTGGGAGGCATGAATTTGCAACATAAGTTTTTTGGATGTCGACTTGGAAAAG GATAA
- the LOC141612465 gene encoding uncharacterized protein LOC141612465 isoform X4: protein MISTFISLGLGLAYFILWTSLSFFSGSFMLVYQFRGCIHSWTCRRRLPLCAWKSGYYERREGACLYKFELERDMFTCSYQIVGRHEFAT, encoded by the exons ATGATCTCAACTTT CATTTCCCTTGGATTAGGATTAGCATACTTCATACTTTGGACATCATTGTCATTTTTCAGTGGGTCCTTCATGCTTGTATATCAATTTC GTGGCTGTATCCATTCTTGGACTTGTCGTCGTCGTTTGCCCCTTTGTG CTTGGAAATCGGGATACTATGAGAGACGTGAGGGTGCTTGCTTATATAAGTTTGAGCTTGAGAGAGAT ATGTTTACATGTTCATATCAAATTGTTGGGAGGCATGAATTTGCAACATAA
- the LOC141612465 gene encoding uncharacterized protein LOC141612465 isoform X3 translates to MVFWFILVHFLSTKNYDLNFVAVSILGLVVVVCPFVVLGNVSAITPDPLLIALVCLINFEAWKSGYYERREGACLYKFELERDMFTCSYQIVGRHEFAT, encoded by the exons ATGGTGTTTTGGTTCATACTTGTGCATTTCCTCTCAACAAAGAACTATGATCTCAACTTT GTGGCTGTATCCATTCTTGGACTTGTCGTCGTCGTTTGCCCCTTTGTG GTACTAGGTAATGTCAGTGCCATTACCCCTGATCCATTACTCATCGCCTTGGTGTGCCTTATCAATTTTGAAGCTTGGAAATCGGGATACTATGAGAGACGTGAGGGTGCTTGCTTATATAAGTTTGAGCTTGAGAGAGAT ATGTTTACATGTTCATATCAAATTGTTGGGAGGCATGAATTTGCAACATAA